A single Hyperolius riggenbachi isolate aHypRig1 chromosome 12, aHypRig1.pri, whole genome shotgun sequence DNA region contains:
- the LOC137542101 gene encoding nicotinamide N-methyltransferase-like, producing the protein MSDFSSQEEYQKHFDPKTYLAMYFTMTINSKENQYLQFVLPHLAQIFNSGEVKGDTLIDIGTGPTIYQLLSACEAFKNITVSDLADRNREEFKAWLTNEPGAFDWSPVVKHVCQLEGDKISWTEKEAHLRKSIKQVLRCDVLKCNPMDPVVLSQADCLLSTVCLETACKDLETQVTALKNISTLLKPGGHLVIVFTLECPYYMVGDVKFSYLFMTEACVRESLSKAGYVIEKFEMSKNSDHFWEPSAKLASHLVVVARKNT; encoded by the exons ATGTCTGACTTCTCTAGCCAGGAAGAATACCAGAAGCATTTTGACCCCAAGACCTACTTGGCAATGTATTTTACTATGACCATCAATTCTAAGGAAAATCAATATTTACAGTTTGTGCTCCCACACTTGGCTCAGATTTTCAATTCAG GCGAGGTAAAAGGTGATACTCTGATTGACATCGGCACTGGCCCCACCATCTATCAGCTCCTGTCGGCTTGTGAGGCTTTTAAGAACATCACCGTCTCTGACCTCGCTGATAGAAACCGGGAGGAGTTTAAAGCATGGCTGACCAATGAGCCGGGAGCATTTGACTGGAGCCCAGTGGTGAAACATGTGTGCCAACTGGAAGGAGACAA AATATCATGGACTGAAAAAGAGGCACATCTGAGGAAATCCATCAAGCAGGTCCTGAGGTGCGACGTTCTGAAATGTAACCCCATGGACCCAGTGGTGCTGTCGCAAGCGGACTGTCTCCTTAGCACTGTGTGCCTGGAGACTGCCTGTAAAGACCTCGAGACTCAGGTCACCGCGCTGAAAAATATAAGTACTCTGTTAAAGCCAGGAGGGCATCTGGTGATTGTTTTCACTTTAGAATGTCCTTACTACATGGTGGGGGATGTGAAGTTCTCTTACCTCTTCATGACAGAAGCTTGTGTCAGAGAGTCATTGAGCAAAGCTGGATATGTTATTGAGAAGTTTGAAATGTCTAAAAATTCCGATCACTTCTGGGAACCCTCCGCTAAATTGGCAAGTCATCTTGTGGTGGTTGCTCGGAAAAATACATAG